In Rhodococcus pseudokoreensis, the DNA window CGCCGAGATCCGCAGAAATTGTGATACGTGCCACAATTGCCCAGTAATGTAGGGGAATGTCCGGATGGTTGGCTCCACGTCCCGGTGACCCGGAGCGCGAAGGTGTCGGTGAAGAGCTGACACGCGTCGCGACGGCTCAGGCGGGTTTCTTCACCACTGCGCAGGTGCTGCGCCTCGGTTTCGCTGCCGACGAGATCGGCGAGCGACTCGCCGACGGCTCGTGGATCAAGATAGAGCGAGACCTGTTCCGCTTGAAGGATTGTCCGCACTCCGATCTCGAGGAGTTCGCGAAGTGGTGTACCTGGTTCGGTGCCGCCGCCGCGGTCTCCCACCAGAGTGCCGCCGAACTTCACGGTCTCGGGCACCTGTACCCGCGCTTCATCCACCTCTCGACGGTGCTGTCGCCGCCCTCGCCGACTCAGCAGTTGGCGCTGCACCGGCGGTCACTCCGCCCGGAGGACTGCGAGCAGGTCGGCCCGCTGCGCATCACAACGCCGTTGTGCACGGCACTCGACCTCGCCGCCAGCGGAATCTCGCAGGAACTGCTGGACGAGGTGGTCGCCGACGGCGTCGCGATCGGGCGACTCGACGCGCGCGCACTGCACAGCGAATGCGGATCCCTGCCGGCGCAGGTGGCGCAGCGCGTCGAACACGCACTGGCCACCTGCACCTGACGGGTCGCCGTTCGAGTCAGAACGGCCACTCGCCGTCCCGGGTGCCCTCCAGGAGCGGGATCATCGAGAACCCCGCGTCCGACAGTCCGCCGAACGTGTGACGGTTCGCGGACCCCGCCGGTCCGTGTCCGTGCCGGTAGCCCGCCACGTTCCAGGTGTAGACGGGGACGTCGGCCGGGACGTGCCGGGTCGGATCACCCCACGCCGCCTGCTCGTCGGTGACGATGACGACGCGATCGTGGCCGCGGTAGTGCTTCCGCACCGCCGCCGCAGTGTCCGTGCCGCCGAGGTCGCCGAAGCTGTCGACCACGCGCAGCACCGCCTGATTCGCGAACGGCACGGCCCGGCTGTTCGTGCCGAACTCGACGAGGTCCGCGCGCGCGGCGCGTGCCGCCAGCACGGTGCCGAACACGGCGGCCGCGTCCGCCCTCGTCAGCTCCGACCGCGCCGAGACGCGGCTGTAGAACATCGATCCGGACCGGTCGACGAGAACCAGGGTGCGGCCGGGCAGCGACGGGACCGCGGACAGCGACGCCCCGAGCGCACGCTCGAGCGCATGTCCCCACCGCAGGCTCGGCGCGTTCCGGTACGCCGCGAGAAATCGCATCGGCAGCTGCCGCGACTGCGCGACCTCGCCCGGATCGGCGATCCTGGCCGCCACCTGCTCCGCAACGTGGTCGGGGATCCCGGCCTCGTCGAAGTTCCGCAGGTTACGGAGAAGCGCCATGAACCCCATGGACGGGATCACCGCCTGCCAGGCCGCGGCATCCATCGGTCCCTGCAGCCAGCCGGCGAGCGACTCCCACGTCATGCCGGCCGCCGACAGCCGCTCCGGGGTCCGGAGGACGGCACGCCGGTCCTCCGGCGGGAGTGCCGCCAGCGCCGCCCGCTCCGTGAGCACGCGCAGACCGGCAGGCACGGCGTTCTCACGCCCCTGCCGCCGGTCGATCGCGTGCCGGAACAGCTCGCCCTGCCACGCCGCCGACGGCGACGCGTGGGTGAGCTCGAGAACGTCGCCGAAGCGGACGTCCCTGGCCTCGGAATCCCACTTCAGCAGTGAGCGTTCCGAATACAGCCGGGCGGCGGCGTCGGCGACACCGCGCTTGACCGGCTTCGGAATCGAACGACCGTGCCGGGACATCCAGTACGCGAGGATCTCGCCCGGCTCGTCGGCCCGCTCCAGTGCGGAAGAGATGACGGCACGGTTGCCGCCGTGCAGTCCGGCACCCAGCCGGGCCCGGACGAACTCGGCCGCGGCCACCACCGACGCGGAACGCAGATGCGCATCGCGGCGCAGCCACCCGATCAGGCGGGCGGTCCACTCCGGATCCGACAGTGCGACCTCGTGGATCAGCGCGACGAACCGTCCGTCGCGGTCCGACGCCGACTCGTAGAACGTGTGTTCACCGACCATGTTCGTGACCGCGAGGAGGAACAACTCGCTCTTCGCGTCGCGGGCGTAGCCGCTGCCGCCCTCGAAGGTGCGGCCCGACGGTTGCGTCTCCGACGCGATGGGGCTCCGTACCTTGGTGCGGCGCAGCGTCTTCGGGTTGAACTTGCTCATGGTTGTTCCTCCTTCCGGGAGGTGTCGGTGCTCGTGGGTGCGCGCCACCCGAGGTCGAGGCGACGACGGGGTGCGGAGTCGAACCGCGTGCTTGCGCACTTCACCTGAGAAGTATCCGTCGTCTGCGCACCGGGTGGCGCGCACGCATGTCGTGCCGAGTTCGGAGTCGGCGGAGGCACGGACGCGCTCTACCACTGAGCTACAGGGACCTGCGTCCCTGACCGGATTCGAACCGGCGACCACGCGATCCACAGTCGAAGTAGCCCTCGCCTGCGCACCGGCACAACATGTTTCGTGAACCGACTCT includes these proteins:
- a CDS encoding type IV toxin-antitoxin system AbiEi family antitoxin domain-containing protein, with the translated sequence MSGWLAPRPGDPEREGVGEELTRVATAQAGFFTTAQVLRLGFAADEIGERLADGSWIKIERDLFRLKDCPHSDLEEFAKWCTWFGAAAAVSHQSAAELHGLGHLYPRFIHLSTVLSPPSPTQQLALHRRSLRPEDCEQVGPLRITTPLCTALDLAASGISQELLDEVVADGVAIGRLDARALHSECGSLPAQVAQRVEHALATCT
- a CDS encoding TROVE domain-containing protein, with the translated sequence MSKFNPKTLRRTKVRSPIASETQPSGRTFEGGSGYARDAKSELFLLAVTNMVGEHTFYESASDRDGRFVALIHEVALSDPEWTARLIGWLRRDAHLRSASVVAAAEFVRARLGAGLHGGNRAVISSALERADEPGEILAYWMSRHGRSIPKPVKRGVADAAARLYSERSLLKWDSEARDVRFGDVLELTHASPSAAWQGELFRHAIDRRQGRENAVPAGLRVLTERAALAALPPEDRRAVLRTPERLSAAGMTWESLAGWLQGPMDAAAWQAVIPSMGFMALLRNLRNFDEAGIPDHVAEQVAARIADPGEVAQSRQLPMRFLAAYRNAPSLRWGHALERALGASLSAVPSLPGRTLVLVDRSGSMFYSRVSARSELTRADAAAVFGTVLAARAARADLVEFGTNSRAVPFANQAVLRVVDSFGDLGGTDTAAAVRKHYRGHDRVVIVTDEQAAWGDPTRHVPADVPVYTWNVAGYRHGHGPAGSANRHTFGGLSDAGFSMIPLLEGTRDGEWPF